A window from Balaenoptera musculus isolate JJ_BM4_2016_0621 chromosome 8, mBalMus1.pri.v3, whole genome shotgun sequence encodes these proteins:
- the PTH gene encoding parathyroid hormone → MMSAKDMVKVMVVMFAVCFLARSEGKSVKKRSVSEIQLMHNLGKHLSSMERVEWLRKKLQDVHNFVALGTSIAYRDGSSQRPRKKEDNVLVENHQKSLGEADKADVDVLIKAKPQ, encoded by the exons ATGATGTCTGCAAAAGACATGGTTAAAGTAATGGTTGTCATGTTCGCGGTTTGTTTTCTTGCAAGGTCGGAAGGGAAGTCTGTTAA GAAGAGATCTGTGAGTGAAATACAGCTTATGCATAACCTGGGCAAGCATCTGAGCTCCATGGAAAGAGTGGAATGGCTGCGTAAGAAGTTGCAGGATGTGCACAACTTTGTTGCTCTCGGAACTTCTATAGCTTACAGAGATGGTAGTTCCCAGAGACCCCGAAAAAAGGAAGACAATGTCCTGGTTGAGAACCATCAAAAAAGTCTTGGAGAAGCAGACAAAGCTGATGTGGATGTATTAATTAAAGCTAAACCCCAGTGA